A window from Musa acuminata AAA Group cultivar baxijiao chromosome BXJ3-10, Cavendish_Baxijiao_AAA, whole genome shotgun sequence encodes these proteins:
- the LOC135651585 gene encoding N6-mAMP deaminase-like isoform X2 — MPTSMARSETPRYYGRSLPECFKLFDLYHLLTTDHQTVTRITKEVIEDFAAENVVYLELRTTPKKNEAKGMTKCSYMKAVIDGIRAVDTVDVDFDTSGTSNVNCSEATPLNCIGSPIKRKKIYVRLLLSIDRRETTAAALETVNLAMDLKNFGVVGIDLSGNPVIGEWQTFLPALKHAKELGLPITLHCGEVPNHKEIQAMLDICPQRIGHACFLVEEEWKRVKFLKIPVEICLTSNIRTERFSSIYDHFFADLYKAKHQVALCTDDSGLFSTTLSNEFYLAASTFGLNKDEMFLLARSAIQSTFADDEVKHELTKIFDDAANRLII; from the exons ATGCCCACCTCAATGGCTCGGTCAGAGACTCCACGCTACT ATGGTCGATCTTTGCCAGAATGCTTCAAGCTTTTTGACTTGTATCACCTACTTACTACTGACCATCAAACTGTAACAAGAATCACCAAGGAA GTCATTGAAGATTTTGCTGCTGAGAATGTTGTCTATCTTGAATTAAGAACAACTCCAAAG AAAAATGAGGCTAAAGGGATGACCAAATGCTCATATATGAAAGCAGTCATTGACGGCATAAGAGCCGTTGATACTGTTGATGTTGACTTTGATACATCTGGCACGAGCAATGTGAACTGTTCAGAAGCTACTCCACTAAACTGTATAGGCAGTCCCATAAAGAGGAAAAAGATCTATGTACGTCTTCTTCTGAGTATTGACCGTCGTGAGACAACTGCAGCAGCATTGGAAACA GTTAATTTAGCAATGGATCTGAAGAATTTTGGAGTGGTTGGCATTGACCTATCTGGCAATCCTGTTATTGGAGAATG GCAGACCTTCCTGCCAGCCCTGAAGCATGCTAAAGAGCTAGGGCTTCCTATTACTCTCCACTGTGGAGAG GTGCCAAACCACAAGGAAATCCAAGCAATGCTTGATATCTGCCCCCAGCGAATAGGCCATGCTTGTTTCCTTGTAGAAGAGGAATGGAAAAGGGTGAAATTCTTAAAGATCCCG GTTGAGATATGTTTGACATCCAATATCCGAACTGAACGTTTTTCTTCAATATATGATCATTTTTTTG CTGATCTTTACAAAGCGAAGCATCAAGTGGCACTGTGCACTGATGATTCTGGCCTGTTCTCAACAACTCTATCTAATGAGTTTTATCTAGCTGCCTCGACATTTG GGCTAAACAAGGATGAAATGTTTCTGCTTGCTCGAAGTGCAATTCAATCTACATTTGCTGATGATGAAGTCAAACACGAACTAACAAAGATTTTTGATGATGCTGCGAATAGATTAATCATATAA
- the LOC135651585 gene encoding N6-mAMP deaminase-like isoform X1 has translation MEGGGDMGLMEWCRELPKIELHAHLNGSVRDSTLLELAKDLGEKGVIAFEDVVHVIMKNGRSLPECFKLFDLYHLLTTDHQTVTRITKEVIEDFAAENVVYLELRTTPKKNEAKGMTKCSYMKAVIDGIRAVDTVDVDFDTSGTSNVNCSEATPLNCIGSPIKRKKIYVRLLLSIDRRETTAAALETVNLAMDLKNFGVVGIDLSGNPVIGEWQTFLPALKHAKELGLPITLHCGEVPNHKEIQAMLDICPQRIGHACFLVEEEWKRVKFLKIPVEICLTSNIRTERFSSIYDHFFADLYKAKHQVALCTDDSGLFSTTLSNEFYLAASTFGLNKDEMFLLARSAIQSTFADDEVKHELTKIFDDAANRLII, from the exons atggaagGAGGCGGAGACATGGGGCTCATGGAGTGGTGCCGAGAGCTGCCCAAGATCGAGCTCCATGCCCACCTCAATGGCTCGGTCAGAGACTCCACGCTACT AGAGCTTGCAAAAGATTTGGGCGAGAAAGGTGTCATTGCTTTTGAGGATGTTGTGCATGTTATTATGAAAA ATGGTCGATCTTTGCCAGAATGCTTCAAGCTTTTTGACTTGTATCACCTACTTACTACTGACCATCAAACTGTAACAAGAATCACCAAGGAA GTCATTGAAGATTTTGCTGCTGAGAATGTTGTCTATCTTGAATTAAGAACAACTCCAAAG AAAAATGAGGCTAAAGGGATGACCAAATGCTCATATATGAAAGCAGTCATTGACGGCATAAGAGCCGTTGATACTGTTGATGTTGACTTTGATACATCTGGCACGAGCAATGTGAACTGTTCAGAAGCTACTCCACTAAACTGTATAGGCAGTCCCATAAAGAGGAAAAAGATCTATGTACGTCTTCTTCTGAGTATTGACCGTCGTGAGACAACTGCAGCAGCATTGGAAACA GTTAATTTAGCAATGGATCTGAAGAATTTTGGAGTGGTTGGCATTGACCTATCTGGCAATCCTGTTATTGGAGAATG GCAGACCTTCCTGCCAGCCCTGAAGCATGCTAAAGAGCTAGGGCTTCCTATTACTCTCCACTGTGGAGAG GTGCCAAACCACAAGGAAATCCAAGCAATGCTTGATATCTGCCCCCAGCGAATAGGCCATGCTTGTTTCCTTGTAGAAGAGGAATGGAAAAGGGTGAAATTCTTAAAGATCCCG GTTGAGATATGTTTGACATCCAATATCCGAACTGAACGTTTTTCTTCAATATATGATCATTTTTTTG CTGATCTTTACAAAGCGAAGCATCAAGTGGCACTGTGCACTGATGATTCTGGCCTGTTCTCAACAACTCTATCTAATGAGTTTTATCTAGCTGCCTCGACATTTG GGCTAAACAAGGATGAAATGTTTCTGCTTGCTCGAAGTGCAATTCAATCTACATTTGCTGATGATGAAGTCAAACACGAACTAACAAAGATTTTTGATGATGCTGCGAATAGATTAATCATATAA
- the LOC135651585 gene encoding N6-mAMP deaminase-like isoform X3, which yields MKNGRSLPECFKLFDLYHLLTTDHQTVTRITKEVIEDFAAENVVYLELRTTPKKNEAKGMTKCSYMKAVIDGIRAVDTVDVDFDTSGTSNVNCSEATPLNCIGSPIKRKKIYVRLLLSIDRRETTAAALETVNLAMDLKNFGVVGIDLSGNPVIGEWQTFLPALKHAKELGLPITLHCGEVPNHKEIQAMLDICPQRIGHACFLVEEEWKRVKFLKIPVEICLTSNIRTERFSSIYDHFFADLYKAKHQVALCTDDSGLFSTTLSNEFYLAASTFGLNKDEMFLLARSAIQSTFADDEVKHELTKIFDDAANRLII from the exons ATGAAAA ATGGTCGATCTTTGCCAGAATGCTTCAAGCTTTTTGACTTGTATCACCTACTTACTACTGACCATCAAACTGTAACAAGAATCACCAAGGAA GTCATTGAAGATTTTGCTGCTGAGAATGTTGTCTATCTTGAATTAAGAACAACTCCAAAG AAAAATGAGGCTAAAGGGATGACCAAATGCTCATATATGAAAGCAGTCATTGACGGCATAAGAGCCGTTGATACTGTTGATGTTGACTTTGATACATCTGGCACGAGCAATGTGAACTGTTCAGAAGCTACTCCACTAAACTGTATAGGCAGTCCCATAAAGAGGAAAAAGATCTATGTACGTCTTCTTCTGAGTATTGACCGTCGTGAGACAACTGCAGCAGCATTGGAAACA GTTAATTTAGCAATGGATCTGAAGAATTTTGGAGTGGTTGGCATTGACCTATCTGGCAATCCTGTTATTGGAGAATG GCAGACCTTCCTGCCAGCCCTGAAGCATGCTAAAGAGCTAGGGCTTCCTATTACTCTCCACTGTGGAGAG GTGCCAAACCACAAGGAAATCCAAGCAATGCTTGATATCTGCCCCCAGCGAATAGGCCATGCTTGTTTCCTTGTAGAAGAGGAATGGAAAAGGGTGAAATTCTTAAAGATCCCG GTTGAGATATGTTTGACATCCAATATCCGAACTGAACGTTTTTCTTCAATATATGATCATTTTTTTG CTGATCTTTACAAAGCGAAGCATCAAGTGGCACTGTGCACTGATGATTCTGGCCTGTTCTCAACAACTCTATCTAATGAGTTTTATCTAGCTGCCTCGACATTTG GGCTAAACAAGGATGAAATGTTTCTGCTTGCTCGAAGTGCAATTCAATCTACATTTGCTGATGATGAAGTCAAACACGAACTAACAAAGATTTTTGATGATGCTGCGAATAGATTAATCATATAA